A genomic region of Populus nigra chromosome 11, ddPopNigr1.1, whole genome shotgun sequence contains the following coding sequences:
- the LOC133668133 gene encoding citrate-binding protein-like — MAYFSFDASAFFFFLGFVIHPILNRAVAWGPVDPTNGFISLPLNLSYYHIQKPYDVPEDQRYSFVDGVHKCWVYSTDKPHTLTSQTKPRTEIAIQGYNYSSGVWQFEGYGYVPSGTSGVCIMQVFGASAPHATTLMVRVYNGSLMYYKGPVLVPNIYDQWFRLNVVHDVDSAKVKVYINGILKIEADGRGGTSHAFKCGVYAQNNDSYYMESRWKGIKVLKKCD; from the exons ATGGCTTATTTTTCCTTTGATGCTTCAgcgttcttcttcttcttaggtTTTGTAATTCATCCGATTTTAAACAGAGCCGTGGCATGGGGACCTGTTGACCCTACAAATGGTTTCATTTCTCTCCCACTGAATCTATCATACTACCATATTCAGAAGCCGTACGATGTTCCTGAAGACCAGCGTTATAGCTTTGTCGATGGAGTTCATAAATGCTGGGTTTACTCCACGGACAAGCCTCATACTCTCACTAGTCAAACAAAACCTCGTACTGAGATAGCTATACAG GGATATAACTATTCATCCGGGGTTTGGCAATTTGAAGGATACGGCTACGTGCCCAGTGGAACATCAGGCGTGTGCATTATGCAAGTTTTTGGAGCTAGTGCTCCTCATGCTACAACCCTAATGGTTAGGGTTTACAATGGCTCGCTCATGTACTATAAAGGTCCAGTCTTGGTTCCAAACATCTATGACCAATGGTTTCGTCTAAATGTTGTTCATGATGTTGACTCTGCGAAGGTAAAGGTTTACATCAATGGCATCCTTAAAATAGAGGCCGATGGCCGTGGGGGCACATCTCATGCCTTCAAATGTGGTGTTTATGCCCAAAATAATGATTCCTATTACATGGAGTCTCGTTGGAAGGGGATCAAAGTATTGAAAAAATGTGATTGA
- the LOC133668135 gene encoding fasciclin-like arabinogalactan protein 19: MGPQNLMINKSTAKILLHLLLLHLLHQITTATLTDQELDFALSSLRSYGYTLFPNAISTSDLRLQLLNQSSNATSTSTFTLFCPPDSLLFSVDLASTAPHYTKSLFLHVSPSRLSMSGLRNLTAASGGTYIDSLVPNHRLLIANSLAQLNATVDGSILVNRVRVSVPDLFLGSDIAVHGLDGILVAGFEDKVEDTSFEAATWSPANAIGSAERNSPLAGRFPARRRKGRNHRQNGRNGGIRRNNHRGRRINGGRHHRGGRNVSGGTRGDGVTPGAFAMYNHRL; this comes from the coding sequence ATGGGACCCCAGAACTTGATGATCAACAAATCAACGGCCAAGATTCTCCtccatctcctcctcctccatctcCTCCACCAAATTACCACCGCTACACTCACCGACCAAGAACTTGACTTTGCCCTCTCATCACTCCGATCATACGGCTACACGCTTTTCCCCAACGCCATCTCCACATCCGATCTCCGCCTCCAACTCCTCAACCAATCAAGTAATGCCACGTCAACTTCAACCTTCACTCTCTTCTGTCCGCCTGActcccttctcttctctgttGACCTCGCCTCCACTGCTCCTCACTATACGAAATCCCTCTTCCTCCACGTGTCTCCCTCTCGCCTCTCCATGTCAGGCTTGAGAAACCTAACCGCCGCCTCTGGTGGTACCTACATTGATTCATTGGTGCCGAACCACCGTCTCTTGATTGCTAACTCTCTGGCTCAGCTAAACGCTACCGTTGATGGGTCCATATTGGTCAATCGGGTTCGGGTTTCAGTTCCGGATCTTTTTCTGGGGTCTGACATTGCTGTTCATGGACTGGACGGGATTCTTGTTGCTGGATTCGAGGACAAAGTCGAAGACACGTCGTTTGAGGCTGCGACGTGGTCTCCTGCGAACGCGATTGGGTCTGCGGAGCGGAATTCTCCGCTGGCTGGCAGGTTTCCAGCGAGGAGGAGGAAAGGAAGGAACCATAGGCAGAACGGGAGGAACGGTGGCATTAGAAGGAATAATCACCGAGGGCGGAGAATTAACGGTGGCCGTCATCATCGTGGTGGTAGAAATGTCAGCGGCGGCACTCGTGGTGATGGTGTTACTCCTGGTGCATTTGCAATGTATAACCATCGACTTTAG
- the LOC133668836 gene encoding aspartic proteinase nepenthesin-1-like, whose amino-acid sequence MANMSSLSLVVALAIFAFGFSHAFSTSRRVLEHPKVQNGFRVKLKHVDSGKNLTKFERIQHGVKRGRHRLQRFKAMALVASSNSEIDAPVLPGNGEFLMKLAIGTPPETYSAIMDTGSDLIWTQCKPCTQCFDQPTPIFDPKKSSSFSKLSCSSKLCEALPQSTCSDGCEYLYGYGDYSSTQGMLASETLTFGKVSVPEVAFGCGEDNEGSGFSQGSGLVGLGRGPLSLVSQLKEPKFSYCLTSVDDTKASTLLMGSLASVKASDSEIKTTPLIQNSAQPSFYYLSLEGISVGDTSLPIKKSTFSLQEDGSGGLIIDSGTTITYLEQSAFDLVAKEFTSQINLPVDNSGSTGLEVCFTLPSGSTDIEVPKLVFHFDGADLELPAENYMIADASMGVACLAMGSSSGMSIFGNIQQQNMLVLHDLEKETLSFLPTQCDEL is encoded by the coding sequence ATGGCTAATATGTCTTCTTTGTCTTTAGTAGTAGCACTGGCAATTTTCGCCTTTGGTTTTTCTCATGCATTTTCTACATCACGGCGAGTTTTAGAGCATCCAAAGGTGCAAAATGGCTTCCGAGTGAAGCTCAAACATGTTGATTCGGGTAAGAACTTAACGAAATTCGAGCGTATTCAACACGGGGTTAAGCGTGGAAGACACAGGTTGCAAAGATTCAAAGCAATGGCACTGGTAGCATCTTCTAATTCTGAGATTGATGCCCCAGTTCTTCCCGGGAATGGCGAGTTCTTGATGAAGCTAGCTATTGGCACGCCACCGGAGACTTATTCTGCAATAATGGACACAGGTAGCGATTTGATATGGACTCAGTGCAAGCCTTGCACACAGTGTTTTGATCAACCCACTCCTATTTTCGATCCAAAAAAGTCCTCTTCTTTCTCTAAGTTATCATGTTCTAGCAAATTATGTGAAGCATTACCCCAGTCCACTTGCAGCGATGGCTGCGAATATCTGTATGGTTATGGCGATTATTCTTCAACACAAGGAATGCTGGCAAGCGAAACTCTCACGTTTGGCAAGGTTTCAGTTCCTGAAGTTGCATTCGGTTGCGGGGAAGATAACGAGGGAAGTGGATTCAGCCAGGGTTCTGGCCTAGTGGGGCTTGGCCGTGGACCCTTGTCATTGGTTTCTCAACTCAAGGAGCCCAAGTTCTCATATTGCTTAACCTCTGTTGATGACACAAAAGCCAGCACACTATTGATGGGATCTCTAGCAAGTGTGAAAGCATCAGACAGTGAAATCAAGACCACCCCTTTAATCCAGAACTCAGCACAGCCATCATTTTACTATCTTTCCCTTGAAGGAATATCAGTGGGTGACACTAGCTTACCTATCAAGAAATCTACCTTTTCACTCCAAGAAGATGGAAGTGGTGGCCTTATTATTGACTCTGGCACTACAATAACCTATTTAGAACAAAGTGCTTTTGATTTGGTAGCCAAAGAGTTCACCTCTCAGATTAATCTCCCGGTGGACAATTCCGGCTCGACGGGGCTCGAAGTTTGCTTCACATTGCCATCAGGCTCGACCGATATAGAGGTGCCTAAGTTGGTATTCCACTTTGATGGAGCAGACTTGGAATTGCCAGCCGAAAACTATATGATTGCTGATGCAAGCATGGGAGTAGCTTGCTTGGCCATGGGGAGCTCAAGTGGCATGTCTATTTTCGGCAATATTCAGCAACAGAACATGTTAGTGCTCCATGATCTTGAGAAGGAAACCTTGTCATTCCTTCCAACACAGTGTGATGAACTATGA